From the genome of Glycine max cultivar Williams 82 chromosome 2, Glycine_max_v4.0, whole genome shotgun sequence, one region includes:
- the LOC100782372 gene encoding probable methyltransferase At1g29790, with translation MGRSCFPKCKLARIMGWIQIILGGLVILVSLLSLTRFYSAGFFLHNEDICQHFYNLRDVSDGFDVKSFSDRVGEVIDMLEALQAKLESKVQEMEKNKGTMLDKKFLEDQIVSPLHSANVALRQIRVPKVDEGTNSTVKEDHLINFFIIEEIRKYITPKENRVGKINLYGADKVYNTIGHACVLYKKELEKYMDYDIGSYCDDDWNLAQKLMLNGCDPLPRRRCLTRASKEYQKPHPINESLWRLPDGRNVRWGNYQCRNFECLSSKNPKRGYSKCIGCFQMEKEKLKWVTNNNNNSLVVDFLISDVLAIKQGEVRIGLDYGIGTGTFAARMREQNVTIVSTALNLGAPFNEMIALRGLVPLYVTLNQRLPFFDNTMDLVHTTGFMDGWIDLLLLDFILYDWDRILRPGGLLWIDRFFCNRNDLDDYMYMFLQLRYKKHKWVISPKSKEEVYLSALLEKPPRAI, from the coding sequence ATGGGGAGGTCATGCTTTCCCAAATGCAAGCTTGCCAGAATAATGGGTTGGATACAGATCATTCTGGGAGGGTTGGTCATCTTGGTAAGCCTTTTGAGTCTCACTAGATTCTACTCAGCAGGATTTTTCCTCCACAATGAAGATATATGCCAACACTTCTACAATCTGAGGGATGTTTCTGATGGTTTTGATGTCAAATCATTCTCTGATAGAGTTGGAGAAGTGATAGACATGTTGGAAGCTTTGCAGGCCAAGCTTGAGTCAAAAGTTCAAGAAATGGAGAAAAACAAAGGCACCATGTTGGACAAGAAGTTTCTAGAGGATCAAATAGTTAGCCCTCTTCATAGTGCTAATGTTGCTCTAAGGCAGATTCGGGTTCCCAAGGTTGATGAAGGGACGAACTCCACAGTGAAGGAGGATCATTTGATCAATTTTTTCATCATTGAGGAAATTAGAAAGTACATAACCCCAAAGGAGAATAGGGTTGGTAAGATCAACCTATATGGGGCAGACAAGGTTTACAACACAATAGGCCATGCTTGTGTTTTGTACAAGAAAGAGTTAGAGAAGTACATGGACTATGACATTGGCTCCTATTGTGATGATGATTGGAATTTGGCTCAGAAGCTTATGCTTAATGGGTGTGATCCTTTGCCTAGAAGAAGGTGTTTGACAAGGGCCTCAAAGGAGTACCAAAAGCCTCACCCCATCAATGAGTCACTTTGGAGACTACCAGATGGAAGAAATGTGAGGTGGGGGAATTACCAATGCAGAAACTTTGAGTGCTTATCTAGCAAGAATCCAAAGAGGGGTTACTCAAAATGCATTGGATGTTttcaaatggaaaaagaaaagttgaaatgggtcactaataataataataactcacTTGTTGTGGACTTTTTGATCAGTGATGTATTGGCAATTAAGCAAGGAGAGGTTAGGATTGGACTAGACTATGGCATTGGCACTGGCACATTTGCTGCAAGAATGAGGGAGCAAAATGTGACAATTGTCTCAACAGCACTCAACCTTGGTGCTCCTTTCAATGAGATGATAGCACTTAGGGGTTTGGTTCCTTTGTATGTCACATTGAATCAAAGGCTTCCATTCTTTGATAACACTATGGACTTAGTGCACACCACTGGTTTCATGGATGGTTGGATTGATCTTTTGTTGTTGGATTTTATATTGTATGATTGGGATAGAATTCTAAGGCCAGGAGGTTTGTTGTGGATAGATAGGTTTTTCTGCAATAGAAATGATTTGGATGACTATATGTATATGTTTCTTCAATTGAGGTACAAGAAACACAAGTGGGTTATTTCTCCAAAGTCAAAGGAAGAGGTATATCTCTCTGCATTGCTGGAAAAACCTCCTAGAGCCATATGA
- the LOC100782910 gene encoding choline/ethanolaminephosphotransferase 1, producing MGYIGAHGVAALHRYKYSGVDHSYVAKYVLQPFWSRFVNFFPLWMPPNMITLMGFMFLLVSALLGYIYSPQLDTPPPRWVHFAHGLLLFLYQTFDAVDGKQARRTNSSSPLGELFDHGCDALACTFEALAFGSTAMCGRNTFWWWLISAITFYGATWEHYFTNTLILPVINGPTEGLMIIYICHFFTAIVGAEWWVQQFGKSLPFLNWLPYLAGIPTFKAILCLMIAFGVTPTVTCNVSNVYKVVKAKNGSMPLALAMLYPFVVLVGGVLVWDYLSPLDIMGRYPHLVVIGTGLTFGYLVGRMILAHLCDEPKGLKTGMCMSLMFLPLAIANVLASRLNDGVPLVDERLVLLGYCAFSVTLYLHFATSVIHEITNALGIYCFRITRKEA from the exons ATGGGATATATTGGGGCTCATGGTGTTGCAGCTCTGCACAGATATAAATATAGTGGAGTAGATCATTCCTACGTGGCCAAATATGTACTACAACCCTTTTGGAGTCGCTTTGTTAATTTTTTCCCCCTATGGATGCC TCCAAACATG ATAACTCTTATGGGATTTATGTTCTTACTAGTGTCTGCATTGCTTGGTTAT atATACTCCCCACAATTGGACACACCTCCTCCAAGATGGGTTCATTTTGCTCATGGACTACTTCTGTTTTTATACCAG ACATTTGATGCTGTTGACGGGAAGCAAGCTAGACGAACAAATTCCTCAAGCCCATTGGGGGAGCTCTTTGATCATG GGTGTGACGCACTTGCTTGCACA TTTGAAGCATTGGCTTTTGGGAGCACAGCCATGTGTGGAAGAAATACTTTCTGGTGGTGGTTAATATCTGCAATTACATTTTATGGTGCAACCTGGGAGCA CTATTTCACCAATACACTTATACTGCCTGTTATAAATGGGCCTACAGAGGGTCTTATGATAATATACATCTGTCACTTTTTCACTGCTATCGTGG GTGCTGAGTGGTGGGTTCAGCAATTTGGGAAGTCTTTGCCATTTTTAAATTGGCTTCCTTATCTTGCGG GAATCCCAACATTCAAAGCTATATTGTGTCTAATGATAGCTTTTGGTGTTACACCAACAGTCACATGCAA TGTTAGTAATGTTTATAAGGTTGTGAAGGCAAAGAACGGAAGCATGCCACTTGCATTGGCAATG CTTTACCCATTTGTTGTACTCGTGGGAGGAGTGCTTGTGTG GGATTATTTGTCGCCATTAGACATCATGGGTAGATATCCACATTTAGTTGTCATAGGAACTGGACTTACTTTCGGTTATCTTGTG GGAAGGATGATTTTGGCACACTTATGTGATGAACCTAAGGGTCTGAAAACTGGGATGTGCATG TCCCTCATGTTTCTCCCATTGGCCATTGCAAATGTACTTGCATCCAGGCTAAATGATGG GGTTCCTTTAGTAGATGAGAGACTAGTTCTTCTTGGTTACTGTGCATTTTCAG TGACACTATACTTGCATTTTGCGACATCAGTCATTCATGAAATTACCAATGCCCTGGGAATATATTGTTTCAG GATAACTAGGAAGGAAGCTTGA